The Pyrodictium delaneyi genome contains a region encoding:
- a CDS encoding type II toxin-antitoxin system VapC family toxin, whose protein sequence is MYLFDASALVNMVKKGRVRPLARGATIELALYESLNAVWKEYKLLGRIDEETALELVDVISSVFNVIEVLSVKGLEKGIFELAARDGLTVYDASYLYVAMKNGYILVTDDRELRNRASRYVETVSSSELANKY, encoded by the coding sequence ATGTACTTGTTCGACGCGAGTGCCCTAGTGAACATGGTTAAGAAGGGTAGGGTTAGACCACTCGCCAGAGGAGCTACGATCGAGCTAGCGCTCTACGAGTCCCTGAACGCTGTATGGAAGGAGTACAAACTGCTGGGAAGGATCGACGAGGAAACGGCACTAGAACTCGTAGATGTTATTAGTAGCGTATTCAATGTTATAGAGGTATTGTCGGTGAAGGGCCTGGAGAAAGGTATCTTCGAGTTAGCGGCTAGGGATGGCCTCACGGTGTACGATGCCTCCTATCTATACGTGGCGATGAAGAACGGTTACATTCTCGTAACCGATGACAGAGAGCTTAGAAATAGAGCATCAAGATATGTAGAGACGGTCTCTAGCAGCGAGCTGGCCAACAAATACTAG
- a CDS encoding acyltransferase, with the protein MAGFVSRRARVEGLMAPSAVVLGSSVVGEGSFIDDNVVLGYPVRSKLRKLAGSGSSGSSLWEEMDALSEGSVIGRGCILRRGAVVYERVQLGDRVETGHHVVIREETVIGDGTIVGTATVVDGRVRVGRGVRIETGVYIPPGTVIGDEVFIGPRAVFTNDKYPPSRRLVGVVVEDGAVIGANAVILPGVRIGRRAVVAAGSVVTRDVPPGTVVAGVPARPIMSRDEYEERKRLWEQG; encoded by the coding sequence CGTGCTTGGTAGCAGTGTGGTGGGGGAGGGCAGCTTTATCGATGATAATGTTGTACTAGGGTATCCTGTCCGCTCGAAGCTCCGGAAGCTGGCCGGCAGTGGTAGTTCCGGCAGTAGTCTCTGGGAAGAGATGGATGCTCTTAGCGAGGGCTCTGTGATCGGGCGTGGCTGTATACTTCGCCGTGGAGCTGTGGTGTATGAACGTGTGCAGCTTGGTGACCGCGTGGAGACGGGGCACCATGTAGTGATCCGGGAGGAGACGGTGATAGGTGACGGCACGATAGTGGGTACGGCTACTGTGGTCGATGGTCGTGTCCGTGTGGGCCGTGGTGTCCGCATAGAGACTGGCGTGTACATACCACCTGGCACTGTGATAGGCGACGAGGTGTTCATTGGCCCCCGGGCGGTGTTCACGAACGACAAGTACCCGCCCTCGCGGAGGCTCGTGGGTGTTGTGGTCGAGGACGGGGCGGTTATCGGGGCGAACGCGGTCATACTGCCCGGGGTGCGGATTGGCCGGAGGGCTGTGGTAGCTGCCGGGAGCGTGGTGACCAGAGACGTGCCTCCTGGGACTGTAGTAGCTGGTGTCCCGGCCCGTCCGATCATGTCCCGGGACGAGTACGAGGAGCGGAAGAGACTGTGGGAGCAGGGGTAA